The following coding sequences are from one Eucalyptus grandis isolate ANBG69807.140 chromosome 11, ASM1654582v1, whole genome shotgun sequence window:
- the LOC104426622 gene encoding NADH dehydrogenase [ubiquinone] flavoprotein 2, mitochondrial, whose product MLARLAAKRLHEIRHVFRQSPQVSRSLSTALNYHIDSPDNNPDLLWEFSDANKSKVKEILSHYPSNYKQSAVIPLLDLAQQQHGGWLPVSAMNAVAKVIEVAPIRVFEVATFYSMFNRTKVGKYHLLVCGTTPCMIRGSREIESALLKHLGVKRNEVTKDGLFSVGEMECMGCCVNAPMITVADYSNGSEGYTYNYYEDVTPERVVEIVELLRRGEKLPPGTQNPKRTKCGPEGGNTTLLSEPKPPLCRDLDAC is encoded by the exons ATGCTCGCCCGCCTGGCCGCGAAGCGCCTCCATGAGATCCGCCACGTCTTCCGCCAATCCCCGCAg GTCTCTCGGTCGCTCTCGACTGCTCTGAACTAC CACATCGATTCGCCGGACAACAATCCGGACCTGCTGTGGGAGTTCTCGGATGCCAATAAGAGCAAG GTTAAGGAGATATTGTCTCACTACCCATCTAATTACAAGCAATCGGCTGTCATCCCCCTGCTTGATCTTGCACAACAGCAGCATGGAGGGTGGCTTCCAGTCTCGGCAATGAATGCG GTTGCCAAGGTCATAGAAGTTGCTCCAATCCGTGTGTTTGAAGTTGCAACCTTTTATTCAATGTTTAACCGGACAAAG GTTGGCAAGTACCACCTGTTGGTCTGTGGCACGACCCCTTGCATGATTCGTGGCTCACGTGAAATTGAATCAGCCTTACTGAAGCACTTGGGAGTGAAGCGCAATG AAGTGACCAAGGATGGTTTATTCTCTGTTGGGGAAATGGAATGCATG GGTTGTTGTGTTAATGCTCCCATGATAACTGTTGCTGATTACTCCAACGGATCAGAAGGATATACTTACAATTATTAT GAAGACGTGACTCCCGAGCGTGTTGTTGAGATAGTGGAGCTGTTGAGAAGAGGGGAGAAGCTACCA cCGGGCACTCAAAATCCGAAGCGCACCAAGTGTGGACCAGAAGGAGGGAACACGACTTTGTTAAGCGAGCCGAAACCTCCTCTGTGCCGGGACCTTGACGCGTGCTAA